The Hyphococcus flavus genome contains a region encoding:
- a CDS encoding adenylate/guanylate cyclase domain-containing protein, with amino-acid sequence METEITSVLFADVKGYSSLNDNQIKSFHTNILPKVAKLLDDVELKHINTWGDGIVIAANNIIDLCDRALAMRDVFEHERWDRYHLLPLQIRISIHVGQYFSGEDKFTEGGVIAGHTIITAARIEPITKPGRVWMTDTAMINLRDAQRGQGIESFAYDEIGEMELPKQAGRQKLYVLRRCNETTLSEAEKQEIFDALKGRKEVLEHRTSVKMSSGYYEVVIAIVIRDGKVLLVRRKENTEGLGWMFPSGTRVPTEEATAVAAKHVFQETGVSCAFNQKVHEIEKHPLTGAHCHYYHLEPLDDKMPENLQSGENLEVKFVPIAKAIEMIGKDLTPEIRVYLEQYI; translated from the coding sequence ATGGAGACAGAAATAACCTCTGTGTTATTTGCAGACGTGAAAGGCTATAGCAGCCTGAACGATAATCAGATCAAATCCTTTCACACTAATATATTGCCAAAGGTTGCAAAGTTACTCGACGACGTAGAGTTGAAGCATATTAATACGTGGGGTGATGGCATCGTGATTGCGGCAAATAACATCATCGATCTTTGTGATCGTGCTTTGGCTATGCGCGATGTTTTTGAGCATGAAAGATGGGATCGGTATCATCTATTACCATTGCAAATTAGAATTTCTATACACGTAGGGCAGTACTTTTCTGGCGAGGATAAATTTACTGAAGGGGGCGTAATAGCGGGCCATACAATTATTACTGCAGCTCGCATTGAGCCAATTACTAAGCCGGGTCGTGTATGGATGACTGATACAGCGATGATAAATTTGAGAGATGCTCAGCGCGGGCAAGGTATTGAAAGTTTTGCTTACGATGAAATAGGTGAGATGGAATTACCCAAGCAAGCTGGGCGTCAGAAGCTATACGTATTAAGGCGGTGCAACGAGACAACACTTAGCGAAGCAGAAAAGCAGGAAATTTTTGATGCATTGAAAGGTCGTAAAGAAGTATTGGAGCATCGCACAAGCGTAAAAATGAGTAGTGGTTATTATGAAGTTGTGATTGCAATCGTAATTAGGGATGGAAAAGTTCTTCTTGTCCGGCGAAAAGAAAATACGGAAGGATTAGGTTGGATGTTTCCGTCTGGCACAAGAGTTCCCACTGAGGAGGCTACTGCCGTTGCTGCTAAGCATGTATTCCAAGAGACTGGAGTTTCTTGCGCGTTCAACCAAAAGGTGCACGAAATTGAAAAACACCCCTTAACAGGAGCGCATTGTCACTACTACCATTTGGAGCCTCTTGATGATAAAATGCCTGAAAACCTCCAATCCGGTGAAAACTTAGAGGTAAAATTTGTTCCAATTGCAAAGGCAATTGAAATGATAGGTAAAGACTTGACGCCTGAAATAAGAGTTTATCTGGAACAATACATATGA
- a CDS encoding PaaI family thioesterase, with product MTEKNTFGGGSGTALDKIPQPACAAFLGYELLSVDREAKTMRVAFRGTKEMLNPRGGVQGGFLTAMLDDASGSMVVVLTNGAKAPASVDIHTQYFKPAGVERLICEAELVHMTKSTAFTRATLYNEAGEKVAAASQTARLLDLQAGTSR from the coding sequence ATGACTGAGAAAAATACTTTTGGCGGCGGATCGGGCACGGCGCTCGACAAAATCCCGCAGCCCGCCTGCGCGGCGTTTTTAGGATACGAGCTTTTGTCCGTCGACCGCGAAGCGAAAACCATGCGCGTCGCGTTTAGAGGGACGAAAGAAATGCTCAATCCGCGCGGCGGCGTGCAGGGCGGGTTTTTAACGGCGATGCTCGACGATGCATCGGGTTCGATGGTGGTGGTGCTGACCAATGGCGCCAAGGCGCCCGCATCGGTCGATATTCACACACAGTATTTCAAGCCGGCGGGTGTCGAACGCCTCATCTGTGAAGCCGAACTCGTCCATATGACGAAATCGACGGCGTTCACCCGCGCGACGCTATACAATGAAGCGGGCGAGAAAGTCGCCGCCGCATCTCAGACTGCGCGGCTGCTTGATTTGCAGGCCGGAACTAGTCGCTAG
- a CDS encoding NUDIX hydrolase — translation MHHYENESQLPFDCLEDTIMNQTKENMPEVALAIVHRQSDNRYLLLRRSGSKDFKGWVFPGGKIECDTKGKKETPCRAARRELKEETGLVVIRGGRSLCIRQHPVTNAVLTYVYFNDRSVSKRSTACVQEKTKSDDVFWASLEEMEDRFHGGVWAALKRELRALQNGDMKTSHAAPAKSLFEEASTS, via the coding sequence ATGCATCACTATGAAAATGAAAGCCAGTTACCATTTGATTGTCTGGAAGATACAATTATGAACCAGACCAAAGAAAATATGCCTGAAGTTGCGTTGGCGATCGTTCATCGCCAAAGCGACAATAGATATCTTTTACTTAGACGCTCTGGAAGTAAGGACTTTAAGGGTTGGGTATTCCCCGGCGGGAAAATTGAATGCGACACTAAGGGTAAAAAAGAAACGCCTTGTCGCGCGGCTCGCCGTGAGCTCAAAGAAGAAACAGGCTTGGTTGTCATTCGTGGCGGTCGGAGTTTATGTATCCGCCAGCATCCTGTTACGAATGCAGTGCTTACCTATGTTTACTTCAACGACAGGTCAGTTTCTAAGCGCTCCACAGCTTGTGTACAGGAAAAAACAAAATCCGACGATGTATTTTGGGCTTCTCTTGAAGAGATGGAAGACAGATTTCATGGTGGCGTTTGGGCAGCATTGAAACGCGAATTACGCGCCCTCCAAAATGGCGACATGAAAACTTCTCATGCAGCGCCTGCGAAGAGTTTATTTGAAGAAGCCAGCACTTCATAA
- a CDS encoding GNAT family N-acetyltransferase, giving the protein MTSAPVIRETEPTDAETLSRIGKSTFIETFGHLYKPDDLNAFLKKSHDASVYEKLTGDPRSQAWLVEQDGDAIGYASVGPCDLPVPDLPNNAGELQRLYMLEKAHGMGVGTKLLRLALDWLDAHFEHVFVSVYAENKGAQKLYKRHGFEKIHDYFFMVGEHPDPEWIMKRTSHS; this is encoded by the coding sequence ATGACGTCAGCGCCGGTAATCCGGGAGACTGAACCGACTGACGCCGAGACGCTTTCGCGAATCGGAAAATCCACTTTTATCGAAACTTTCGGTCACCTTTATAAGCCGGACGATCTCAATGCGTTTCTCAAGAAATCGCATGATGCGTCGGTCTACGAAAAACTGACGGGTGACCCCCGTTCGCAAGCCTGGCTGGTTGAGCAGGATGGCGACGCAATCGGCTATGCAAGCGTTGGCCCCTGTGATCTGCCTGTTCCTGACCTGCCGAATAACGCAGGCGAACTGCAACGGCTCTATATGCTTGAAAAAGCGCATGGAATGGGCGTCGGCACAAAGTTGCTGCGCCTCGCTCTCGATTGGCTGGATGCACATTTCGAGCACGTTTTTGTCAGCGTTTACGCAGAAAACAAAGGTGCGCAAAAGCTCTACAAGCGGCACGGATTTGAAAAAATTCACGACTACTTTTTCATGGTTGGCGAGCATCCAGACCCTGAATGGATCATGAAACGCACATCGCATTCATAA
- the nuoF gene encoding NADH-quinone oxidoreductase subunit NuoF, translated as MLEDKDRIFTNLYGLHDWRLEAAKKRGAWNGTADLMALGQDWIIQQVKDSGLRGRGGAGFPTGLKWSFMPKEVGERPHYLVVNADESEPGTCKDREMMRHDPHLFIEGCLIASFAMKAHACYIYIRGEYVDERNNLQAAIDEAYAAGLVGKNAAGSGWDFDVYVHHGAGAYICGEETALLESLEGKKGQPRLKPPFPAGAGLYGCPTTVNNVESIAVVPTILRRGADWFRKFGRENNHGTKVYCISGHVNRPCNVEEAMSIPLKTLINEHCGGVTGGWDNLKAVIPGGSSVPCLPQDICDDVLMDFDALKEHKSGLGTAAVIVMDKSTDIVRAISRISYFYKHESCGQCTPCREGTGWMWRVLERMAEGNSSTEEIDKLLEVSTQIEGHTICALGDAAAWPVQGLIRHFRGEIEERINNYRADRGHVSMAGVAAE; from the coding sequence ATGCTCGAAGATAAAGACCGGATATTCACCAATCTCTACGGCCTCCATGACTGGCGGCTGGAAGCAGCCAAGAAACGCGGCGCCTGGAACGGCACGGCGGACCTGATGGCGCTGGGGCAGGACTGGATCATCCAGCAGGTTAAGGACTCTGGCCTTCGCGGGCGCGGCGGCGCCGGCTTCCCGACGGGCCTTAAATGGTCGTTCATGCCCAAGGAAGTGGGCGAGCGCCCGCACTATCTTGTGGTCAACGCTGACGAGTCCGAGCCCGGCACCTGTAAAGACCGGGAGATGATGCGCCACGACCCGCATCTCTTTATCGAGGGTTGCCTGATCGCTTCTTTCGCCATGAAGGCGCATGCCTGTTACATCTATATTCGCGGCGAATATGTGGACGAGCGTAACAATCTTCAGGCCGCCATCGACGAAGCGTATGCAGCGGGTCTCGTCGGCAAAAACGCCGCCGGTTCAGGCTGGGACTTTGACGTCTATGTTCACCATGGCGCCGGCGCCTATATCTGCGGCGAGGAAACCGCGCTGCTTGAAAGCCTTGAAGGCAAAAAGGGCCAGCCGAGATTGAAGCCGCCATTCCCGGCGGGAGCGGGGCTTTATGGCTGTCCGACCACGGTAAACAATGTTGAATCGATTGCGGTGGTGCCGACGATCCTGCGGCGTGGCGCGGACTGGTTCCGCAAGTTCGGACGCGAGAACAACCACGGCACAAAAGTTTATTGCATCTCCGGTCACGTCAATCGCCCCTGTAATGTCGAAGAGGCGATGTCGATCCCGCTCAAAACGCTGATCAACGAACATTGCGGCGGCGTCACCGGCGGCTGGGACAACCTGAAAGCGGTCATTCCGGGCGGCTCGTCCGTGCCGTGCCTGCCGCAGGACATCTGCGATGACGTGCTGATGGATTTCGATGCGCTCAAAGAGCACAAGTCCGGTCTCGGCACGGCGGCGGTGATCGTTATGGACAAGTCGACAGATATTGTCCGCGCGATTTCCCGCATCAGCTACTTCTACAAGCACGAAAGCTGCGGTCAGTGCACGCCCTGCCGTGAGGGCACTGGCTGGATGTGGCGCGTGCTTGAGCGCATGGCCGAAGGCAACTCAAGCACCGAAGAAATCGACAAGCTGCTTGAGGTTTCAACCCAGATCGAAGGCCACACCATCTGCGCGCTTGGCGACGCCGCCGCATGGCCGGTACAAGGTCTCATCCGTCACTTCCGCGGTGAGATCGAGGAGCGCATCAACAACTATCGCGCCGACCGCGGCCACGTTTCCATGGCTGGCGTTGCGGCGGAATGA
- a CDS encoding cystathionine gamma-synthase family protein, translating into MSNGDKKYKARILGNRQLSPETLMMGYGFSPELSEGSLKPPVFHTSTFVFQSAEEGKAFFELAYGLRQKEETEEIGLIYSRINNPNLEVLEDRLAVWDKAEKSLVFASGMAAISTSLWSYLTPGDALVHSEPVYGGTEYLVHNILPSFGIKRVGFNAEEGTAGMNTAVADAKKLADETGGRVGAIYLETPANPTNGLVDIAAARKHSEALAKDGKRPPVIVDNTFLGPLWQTPLELGADLTVTSLTKYVGGHSDLIAGSCSGAESWTGPVQVMRTILGTMGDAHTGWMLLRSLETLKLRMEASTTGARKVADFLHGHDKVKSVWYLDYLPKDHPDREIYDRQCGAPGSTFSFEVNGGEAEAFKVLNALKIIKLAVSLGGTETLASHPAAMTHSDVPPKERLRLGITEALIRISVGVEDPDDLIADLDQALAAI; encoded by the coding sequence ATGAGTAACGGCGATAAGAAATATAAAGCGAGAATACTCGGCAACCGTCAGCTTTCGCCGGAAACCCTGATGATGGGCTACGGATTTTCGCCTGAACTGTCCGAGGGCTCGCTAAAACCGCCGGTCTTTCATACGTCGACGTTTGTTTTTCAGTCGGCTGAAGAAGGCAAGGCGTTTTTTGAGCTTGCCTACGGCTTGCGCCAGAAAGAAGAGACTGAGGAAATCGGGCTCATTTATTCGCGCATCAACAATCCCAACCTCGAAGTGTTGGAGGATCGGCTCGCCGTCTGGGACAAGGCGGAAAAGTCACTCGTCTTTGCGTCCGGCATGGCGGCTATTTCAACGTCTCTATGGTCTTACCTGACGCCGGGCGATGCGCTCGTCCATTCCGAACCCGTTTATGGCGGCACGGAGTATCTCGTACACAACATTCTCCCTAGTTTCGGCATCAAGCGTGTCGGCTTCAATGCGGAGGAGGGGACGGCTGGCATGAACACCGCTGTCGCCGATGCGAAAAAACTGGCGGATGAAACAGGCGGACGTGTCGGCGCCATCTATCTCGAAACGCCGGCGAACCCGACCAATGGTCTTGTTGATATCGCTGCGGCGCGCAAACATTCAGAAGCGCTGGCGAAGGATGGCAAACGTCCGCCGGTGATCGTCGATAATACTTTTCTTGGCCCCTTGTGGCAGACGCCGCTTGAGCTTGGCGCTGATCTCACCGTCACATCGCTCACCAAATATGTGGGTGGTCATTCGGACCTGATCGCCGGTTCATGTTCGGGCGCTGAAAGCTGGACTGGTCCGGTGCAGGTGATGCGTACGATCCTTGGCACTATGGGCGATGCGCACACGGGCTGGATGCTGCTGCGTTCGCTGGAGACGTTAAAACTGCGAATGGAAGCCTCGACGACAGGCGCGCGCAAAGTGGCGGATTTCCTGCACGGTCACGACAAGGTCAAAAGCGTCTGGTATCTCGACTATCTGCCGAAGGATCACCCGGACCGGGAAATTTACGACCGCCAATGCGGCGCGCCGGGCTCGACCTTTTCTTTTGAAGTCAACGGCGGCGAAGCTGAAGCGTTCAAGGTGTTGAATGCGCTTAAAATCATCAAGCTGGCGGTAAGTCTCGGCGGAACGGAAACGCTCGCCTCGCACCCGGCGGCCATGACCCATAGCGATGTTCCGCCCAAGGAGCGTTTACGGCTCGGCATTACCGAAGCGCTGATACGAATTTCCGTGGGCGTCGAAGATCCCGACGATCTGATCGCCGATCTCGATCAGGCGCTTGCGGCGATTTAA
- the nuoE gene encoding NADH-quinone oxidoreductase subunit NuoE, which produces MASRRPAKDQPKSFEWTSENKDWCEAQKKKYPEGRQASCVIPFLWRGQKQEGWISIPMMEAIASDLDMPYIRVFEVATFYTMFNLAPVGEFHVQLCGTTPCMLRGSNELREVCKKVIGPEHHVSEDKKFSWLEVECLGACCNAPMIQISTTKGDHYYEDLTPEIFEDLLGKLRRGEEVKVGTQHPNRHTSDPEGENTTLTDASLYDGSAAQPLKEIPNANPAPAE; this is translated from the coding sequence ATGGCGAGCCGACGCCCCGCGAAAGACCAGCCAAAATCCTTTGAGTGGACGAGCGAAAACAAGGACTGGTGCGAAGCGCAAAAGAAAAAATACCCGGAAGGGCGTCAGGCCTCCTGCGTCATTCCGTTTTTGTGGCGCGGCCAGAAGCAGGAAGGCTGGATTTCTATCCCGATGATGGAGGCGATCGCCAGCGATCTGGACATGCCGTACATCCGGGTATTCGAGGTCGCGACTTTTTATACGATGTTCAACCTTGCGCCGGTGGGCGAGTTCCACGTTCAGCTTTGCGGCACGACGCCCTGCATGCTGCGCGGGTCGAATGAATTGCGCGAAGTCTGTAAAAAAGTGATCGGGCCGGAGCATCACGTTTCCGAAGACAAGAAATTTTCCTGGCTCGAAGTCGAATGTCTCGGCGCCTGCTGCAATGCGCCCATGATCCAGATTTCGACAACCAAGGGCGATCACTATTACGAAGATCTGACGCCGGAGATTTTTGAAGACTTGCTCGGCAAGCTTCGACGCGGCGAGGAAGTGAAGGTCGGGACGCAGCATCCGAACCGGCATACATCCGATCCAGAGGGTGAGAATACCACTTTGACTGACGCTTCCCTTTATGACGGGTCGGCGGCGCAGCCCCTGAAAGAGATTCCAAACGCCAACCCCGCGCCGGCAGAGTAG